One genomic segment of Brevibacillus laterosporus LMG 15441 includes these proteins:
- a CDS encoding ABC transporter ATP-binding protein, protein MNRGGSEPQRSKGMGGPMGKGMTGMPVVKPKNSMEALKRLWGYLREQRWSLFLVFFLVLASSGFALMGPLLIGKAIDSMGITTGQVQFSLLAKIVGSLIIVYILGALASWLQTYLMASVSQKTVKSMRKDIFDKVQTLPLRFFDERPRGDLMSRLTNDVENINNTLSQATTQIFSSLITVIGAVGMMLMLSPSLTLVSLIVVPLGLFITKKIAERTRKLFLEQQTELGQLNGYIEEMISGQRVVKAFNREQQTIDQFAEKNQRLKKVGAQAQAFSGVIPPLMNAINNLSFALVAGIGGYMAVQGVITIGIITAFLNYSKQFARPLNEMANQFNMLQSAFAGAERVFEVLDEEPEFADQAVADSLEQVEGKVEFKDVTFGYKPDKPVLQEINLIAEPGQMIALVGPTGSGKTTIVNLLMRFYDVQQGSVIVDGRDIRQIDKENLRSSIGMVLQDTYLFAGTVIENIRYGRLDATDEQVMYAARMANAHSFIERLPEGYHTKLTEDASNISQGQRQLLTIARAILADPSILILDEATSSIDTRTEMQIQKALKVLMQGRTSFVIAHRLSTIQEADQILVINQGEIIERGNHKELLEQQGFYYNLYHTQFKNQAS, encoded by the coding sequence ATGAATCGAGGAGGATCAGAACCACAACGTTCAAAAGGAATGGGCGGGCCTATGGGAAAAGGAATGACGGGCATGCCGGTTGTTAAACCGAAAAATTCCATGGAGGCGCTCAAACGGCTATGGGGATATTTACGGGAACAACGCTGGTCGTTATTTCTGGTGTTTTTCCTAGTGCTGGCTAGCTCCGGCTTTGCGTTGATGGGCCCCTTGCTGATTGGAAAGGCCATTGATAGCATGGGGATTACCACGGGACAGGTTCAATTCTCATTGTTAGCCAAGATTGTTGGGAGCTTAATCATCGTATATATTTTGGGGGCGCTTGCTTCCTGGTTACAAACCTATTTGATGGCAAGTGTCTCGCAAAAGACGGTCAAGAGTATGCGAAAGGATATCTTTGATAAAGTACAGACTCTGCCGTTGCGCTTTTTTGATGAAAGACCCCGCGGTGATTTGATGAGTCGTCTAACCAATGACGTAGAGAATATTAATAACACTCTCTCACAAGCAACAACGCAAATTTTTTCCAGTCTCATTACTGTAATTGGGGCCGTGGGAATGATGCTTATGCTAAGTCCATCTTTAACATTGGTTAGTCTCATTGTTGTTCCACTTGGCTTATTTATTACAAAAAAAATTGCGGAGCGTACGCGTAAGCTCTTCTTAGAACAGCAGACAGAGCTAGGGCAATTAAATGGATATATTGAAGAAATGATTTCGGGACAACGGGTGGTCAAGGCTTTTAATCGTGAACAACAAACCATCGACCAATTTGCAGAAAAAAATCAGCGCTTGAAAAAAGTAGGGGCTCAAGCGCAGGCCTTCTCTGGAGTCATTCCTCCACTGATGAATGCTATTAATAATCTCAGCTTTGCGTTGGTTGCAGGCATAGGTGGGTACATGGCTGTACAAGGTGTTATCACGATCGGGATCATAACTGCCTTTCTAAATTACTCGAAGCAGTTTGCTCGTCCGCTAAATGAGATGGCAAATCAATTTAACATGCTACAATCAGCTTTTGCTGGTGCAGAACGTGTATTTGAGGTGCTGGATGAGGAACCGGAATTCGCGGATCAAGCAGTGGCGGACTCCCTTGAACAAGTGGAAGGAAAAGTAGAGTTTAAGGATGTCACTTTTGGTTATAAGCCAGATAAGCCTGTCTTACAAGAGATTAATCTGATAGCGGAGCCTGGGCAAATGATTGCTCTAGTAGGCCCTACTGGTTCAGGTAAAACAACAATTGTAAACCTATTGATGAGATTCTACGATGTGCAGCAGGGAAGTGTCATCGTAGACGGACGGGATATACGTCAGATTGACAAAGAAAATCTGCGGTCCTCTATCGGGATGGTACTACAGGATACCTACCTGTTTGCGGGAACTGTAATCGAAAATATTCGCTACGGCAGGCTAGATGCTACAGACGAGCAGGTCATGTATGCAGCTCGCATGGCGAATGCTCATTCCTTTATTGAACGCCTACCAGAAGGCTATCATACGAAGCTCACGGAGGATGCTAGCAATATCAGTCAAGGACAGCGGCAATTGCTGACCATTGCGCGGGCGATTCTAGCGGACCCATCCATCCTGATTTTGGACGAGGCAACCAGCAGTATTGATACAAGAACCGAGATGCAAATTCAGAAAGCCTTGAAAGTATTGATGCAAGGACGCACTAGCTTCGTGATTGCCCATCGCTTGAGTACGATTCAGGAGGCGGATCAAATCTTGGTCATTAACCAAGGGGAGATTATTGAGAGAGGCAATCATAAGGAATTACTGGAGCAACAGGGCTTTTACTATAATCTGTACCATACACAATTTAAGAATCAAGCTTCATAA